A stretch of the Bradyrhizobium sp. CCBAU 53351 genome encodes the following:
- the gatA gene encoding Asp-tRNA(Asn)/Glu-tRNA(Gln) amidotransferase subunit GatA, with the protein MTDLTSLTLAEARKGLADKTFTSLELTDAHLNAIEAARVLNAFVMETPDQARSMAKAADQKIAKGDVGPLAGIPLGIKDLFATKGVRTTACSKILGNFVPTYESTVTSQLWRDGAVMLGKLNNDEFAMGSANETSCFGPVGNPWRREGSNTTLVPGGSSGGSASAVAALLCMGATATDTGGSIRQPAAFTATVGIKPTYGRCSRWGIVAFASSLDQAGPIARSVRDAAMLLRSMAGHDPKDTTSVDIAVPDYEAAIGRSVKGMKIGIPKEYRLDGMPAEIEKLWTEGAAWLKAAGAELVEVSLPHTKYALPAYYIVAPAEASSNLARYDGVRYGLREQGKNIIELYENTRAEGFGAEVRRRVMIGTYVLSAGYYDAYYLRAQKVRTLIKKDFEDCFAKGVDAILTPATPSAAFGIGEKGGADPVEMYLNDIFTVTVNMAGLPGIAVPAGKDAQGLPLGLQLIGRPFDEETLFSLGEVIEQAAGRFTPTRWW; encoded by the coding sequence ATGACCGATTTGACATCACTGACGCTCGCCGAGGCCCGCAAGGGTCTCGCCGACAAGACTTTCACGTCCCTCGAGCTGACCGACGCGCATCTGAACGCGATCGAAGCCGCGCGCGTGCTCAACGCCTTCGTGATGGAGACGCCGGACCAGGCGCGCAGCATGGCGAAGGCCGCAGACCAGAAGATCGCCAAGGGCGACGTCGGCCCGCTCGCCGGCATCCCGCTCGGCATCAAGGATCTGTTCGCGACCAAGGGCGTGCGCACCACGGCGTGCTCGAAGATTCTCGGCAATTTCGTGCCAACCTATGAGTCCACGGTGACCTCGCAGCTCTGGCGCGACGGCGCCGTGATGCTCGGCAAGCTCAACAATGACGAGTTCGCGATGGGCTCGGCCAACGAGACCTCGTGCTTCGGTCCCGTCGGCAATCCCTGGCGGCGCGAGGGCAGCAACACCACGCTGGTGCCCGGCGGCTCGTCCGGCGGCTCGGCCTCGGCCGTGGCGGCGCTCTTGTGCATGGGCGCGACCGCGACCGACACCGGTGGCTCGATCCGTCAGCCGGCGGCATTCACCGCGACCGTCGGCATCAAGCCGACCTATGGCCGCTGCTCGCGCTGGGGCATCGTCGCCTTTGCCTCCTCGCTCGACCAGGCAGGTCCCATCGCGCGCAGCGTGCGCGATGCTGCGATGCTGCTCCGCTCGATGGCCGGCCACGATCCGAAGGACACGACCTCGGTCGACATTGCCGTGCCGGATTACGAGGCCGCGATCGGCAGGTCCGTGAAGGGCATGAAGATCGGCATTCCCAAGGAATATCGCCTCGACGGCATGCCGGCCGAGATCGAGAAGCTCTGGACCGAGGGCGCGGCGTGGCTGAAGGCCGCCGGCGCGGAACTCGTCGAGGTGTCGCTGCCGCACACCAAATACGCCCTGCCGGCCTATTACATCGTGGCGCCGGCGGAGGCGTCCTCCAACCTCGCGCGCTATGACGGTGTTCGCTACGGCCTGCGCGAGCAGGGCAAGAATATCATCGAGCTCTACGAGAACACCCGCGCGGAAGGGTTTGGCGCGGAAGTGCGCCGCCGCGTCATGATCGGCACCTATGTGCTCTCGGCCGGCTATTACGACGCCTATTATTTGCGCGCCCAGAAGGTACGCACGCTGATCAAGAAGGACTTCGAGGATTGCTTCGCCAAGGGCGTCGACGCGATCCTCACCCCCGCAACGCCGTCGGCCGCCTTCGGCATCGGCGAGAAGGGCGGCGCCGATCCGGTCGAGATGTATCTCAACGACATCTTCACGGTGACTGTGAACATGGCGGGCCTGCCCGGCATCGCCGTTCCCGCCGGCAAGGACGCGCAAGGCCTGCCGCTCGGCCTGCAGCTGATCGGCCGTCCCTTCGACGAGGAGACGCTGTTCTCGCTCGGCGAGGTGATCGAGCAGGCCGCCGGCCGCTTCACACCGACGAGGTGGTGGTGA
- the gatB gene encoding Asp-tRNA(Asn)/Glu-tRNA(Gln) amidotransferase subunit GatB — protein sequence MNAPAAPHKLLKGATGDWEMVIGIEIHAQVTSNAKLFSGASTAFGGEPNSQVSLVDVAMPGMLPVINEECVRQAVRSGLGLNAKINLRSVFDRKNYFYPDLPQGYQISQYASPIVGEGEVIVDLDGGKTTTIGIERLHLEQDPGKMLHDRSPSLSYIDFNRCGVALMEIVSKPDIRDAEQAKAYVTKLRSIMRYLGTCDGDMEKGSLRADVNVSVRKPGAPLGTRCEIKNMNSITFIGQAIEYEARRQIEILEDGGQIEQETRRFDPNKGETRSMRSKEEAHDYRYFPDPDLLPLEFSQSYVDELKAELPELPDQKKTRFVADLGLSAYDASVLVAERESAVFYETVLDRLGNRARDGKMAANWVINELFGRLNKEGRDITGSPVSAEQLAAIVDLIGEGTISGKIAKDLFEIVWQEGGDPRALVESRGMKQVTDLSAIEKVVDDIIAANPDKAAQVKDKPQSLGWFVGQVMKASGGKANPQSVNDLLKSKLGV from the coding sequence ATGAACGCACCTGCCGCACCCCACAAACTTCTCAAAGGCGCAACCGGCGACTGGGAGATGGTCATCGGCATCGAGATCCACGCCCAGGTGACCTCGAACGCAAAATTGTTCTCGGGCGCGTCGACCGCGTTCGGCGGCGAGCCGAATAGCCAGGTGTCGCTGGTGGATGTCGCGATGCCGGGCATGCTGCCCGTCATCAACGAGGAATGTGTCAGACAGGCTGTCCGGAGCGGGCTCGGCCTCAACGCGAAGATCAATCTGCGTTCGGTGTTCGACCGGAAGAACTATTTCTATCCCGACCTGCCGCAGGGCTACCAGATCAGCCAGTATGCCTCGCCGATCGTGGGTGAGGGCGAGGTGATCGTCGATCTCGACGGCGGCAAGACCACCACCATCGGTATCGAGCGGCTGCATCTGGAGCAGGATCCCGGCAAGATGCTGCACGACCGGTCGCCGTCGCTCTCCTACATCGATTTCAACCGCTGCGGCGTGGCGCTGATGGAGATTGTCTCGAAACCGGACATCCGCGACGCCGAGCAGGCCAAGGCCTATGTGACCAAGCTGCGCTCGATCATGCGCTACCTTGGCACCTGCGACGGCGACATGGAGAAGGGATCCTTGCGTGCCGACGTCAATGTGTCCGTGCGCAAGCCCGGCGCGCCGCTCGGCACCCGCTGCGAGATCAAGAACATGAACTCGATCACCTTCATCGGCCAGGCGATCGAGTATGAAGCGCGCCGCCAGATCGAGATCCTGGAGGATGGTGGGCAGATCGAGCAGGAGACGCGCCGGTTCGACCCCAACAAGGGCGAGACGCGCTCGATGCGGTCGAAGGAAGAGGCGCATGACTACCGCTACTTCCCCGATCCCGATCTGTTGCCGCTGGAGTTCTCGCAAAGCTACGTCGATGAGCTGAAGGCCGAGCTGCCCGAGCTGCCGGACCAGAAGAAGACGCGCTTCGTCGCCGATCTCGGGCTGTCGGCCTATGATGCGAGCGTGCTGGTCGCCGAGCGTGAGAGCGCGGTGTTCTACGAGACCGTGCTGGACAGGCTCGGCAACCGCGCGCGCGACGGCAAGATGGCGGCGAACTGGGTGATCAACGAGCTGTTCGGCCGTCTCAACAAGGAAGGCCGGGATATTACGGGCTCTCCGGTGAGCGCCGAGCAACTGGCTGCGATCGTCGACCTGATCGGCGAGGGCACGATCTCCGGAAAGATCGCCAAGGATCTGTTCGAGATCGTCTGGCAGGAAGGCGGCGATCCCCGCGCGCTGGTCGAAAGTCGCGGCATGAAGCAGGTCACGGACCTTTCGGCGATCGAAAAGGTTGTCGACGACATCATCGCGGCCAATCCCGACAAGGCCGCGCAGGTCAAGGACAAGCCGCAGTCGCTCGGCTGGTTCGTCGGCCAGGTGATGAAAGCTTCGGGCGGCAAAGCCAACCCGCAAAGCGTCAACGACCTGCTCAAGTCCAAGCTCGGCGTCTGA